In Rhizobium oryzihabitans, one DNA window encodes the following:
- the hemH gene encoding ferrochelatase: MATELSALPVDHPGIRFGKVGVLLVNLGTPDGTDYWPMRRYLAEFLSDKRVIEWSRLYWYPILYGIVLNKRPQKVGKAYEEIWNQERDESYLRTYTRSQGELMAKALTDLPNVVVDWAMRYGQPCIASKIDALKEQGCEKILLFPLYPQYAASTTATVNDKAFEHLMKLRWQPALRTVPPYHDDPAYIDALAASVKNHLVTLDWEPEMLITSFHGIPQSYFKKGDPYYCHCQKTARLLREALGRTDKNFMITFQSRFGPEEWLQPYTDKTVEKLASEGIKRIAVMNPGFVSDCLETLEEIAGEAGEIFLHNGGEKFTHIPCLNDSAEGMDVLEKVVRRELQGWV; encoded by the coding sequence ATGGCGACAGAACTATCCGCACTCCCCGTAGACCATCCCGGCATAAGATTTGGCAAGGTCGGCGTTCTGCTCGTCAATCTCGGCACGCCGGATGGTACGGATTATTGGCCGATGCGCCGTTATCTGGCGGAATTCTTAAGCGACAAGCGCGTCATCGAATGGTCCCGCCTTTACTGGTATCCGATCCTTTACGGCATCGTCCTCAACAAGCGTCCGCAAAAGGTCGGCAAGGCCTATGAGGAAATCTGGAACCAGGAACGCGACGAAAGCTATCTGCGCACCTATACCCGCAGCCAGGGTGAGTTGATGGCAAAGGCGCTGACGGATCTGCCCAATGTCGTCGTTGACTGGGCGATGCGCTACGGGCAGCCTTGCATCGCCTCGAAAATCGACGCACTGAAGGAACAGGGCTGCGAAAAAATCCTGCTTTTTCCGCTCTACCCGCAATATGCCGCATCGACCACGGCAACCGTCAACGACAAGGCTTTCGAACACCTGATGAAGCTGCGCTGGCAACCTGCACTGCGCACCGTGCCGCCCTATCATGACGATCCGGCCTATATCGACGCGCTCGCCGCCTCCGTCAAAAACCATCTGGTGACGCTGGACTGGGAGCCGGAGATGCTGATCACCTCCTTCCACGGCATTCCGCAATCCTATTTCAAAAAGGGTGATCCCTATTATTGTCATTGCCAGAAGACCGCCCGCCTGCTGCGCGAAGCGCTGGGACGGACGGACAAGAATTTCATGATCACCTTCCAGTCGCGTTTCGGGCCGGAGGAATGGTTGCAGCCCTATACCGACAAAACCGTCGAAAAGCTGGCTTCAGAAGGCATCAAGCGCATCGCCGTCATGAATCCCGGCTTCGTATCGGATTGTCTTGAGACGCTTGAAGAAATTGCCGGTGAAGCCGGCGAGATTTTCCTGCATAATGGCGGCGAG